One genomic segment of Pseudonocardia sp. T1-2H includes these proteins:
- a CDS encoding GntR family transcriptional regulator, with translation MPAGTLVRNGAAPLWAQLLADLRTRLDAHEFDAAFPGELALVAEYGVSRHTVREALRRLRDEGVVVAGRGRAPRLAAPMEIEQQLGAIYSLFSAVEGTGRVQRSVVHTLDVRADGVVAARLGREESTPLVHLERLRLADGEPLAVDRVWLPEDLAAALLDVDFTHTGLYDELARLCGIRVAGGRENIRAVIPTEEERRLLGIGPGVAALAIERLGSSGGVPVEWRHTLVRGDRFTLTAQFSARDGYQMELGPNRP, from the coding sequence ACCCGGCTCGACGCCCACGAGTTCGACGCCGCGTTCCCCGGCGAGTTGGCCCTCGTCGCCGAGTACGGGGTCAGCCGGCACACCGTGCGCGAGGCGCTGCGCCGGCTGCGGGACGAGGGCGTGGTCGTCGCCGGGCGGGGCCGCGCGCCCCGGCTGGCCGCGCCGATGGAGATCGAGCAGCAGCTCGGCGCGATCTACAGCCTGTTCTCCGCGGTCGAGGGCACGGGCCGCGTGCAGCGCAGCGTCGTGCACACCCTGGACGTCCGCGCGGACGGGGTGGTCGCCGCGCGGCTCGGCCGGGAGGAGTCCACGCCGCTCGTCCATCTCGAACGCCTGCGCCTTGCGGACGGCGAGCCGCTGGCCGTCGACCGGGTGTGGCTGCCGGAGGACCTGGCGGCCGCGCTGCTCGACGTCGACTTCACCCACACCGGCCTCTACGACGAGCTGGCGCGGCTCTGCGGGATCCGCGTCGCGGGCGGCCGGGAGAACATCCGCGCGGTGATCCCGACGGAGGAGGAGCGGCGGCTGCTGGGCATCGGGCCCGGGGTCGCGGCGCTCGCCATCGAACGCCTGGGCAGCTCGGGCGGGGTGCCCGTCGAGTGGCGGCACACGCTCGTCCGCGGGGACCGGTTCACCCTCACCGCGCAGTTCTCCGCGCGGGACGGCTACCAGATGGAGCTCGGCCCGAACAGGCCCTAG
- a CDS encoding VOC family protein — protein sequence MPVQRLNHAVLYVRDVDRSVAFYTEALGFRVKTALPGRAAFLQAEGSTNDHDLGLFAIGGEAGASTAGRGAVGLYHLAWEVDTLAELARIAGVLRANGALVGASDHGSTKALYAQDPDGLEFEVSWLVPADLLSPDTVMRTAPLDLEAEIARYGAETAGGIGVSVPVAP from the coding sequence ATGCCCGTCCAGCGCCTCAACCACGCCGTCCTCTACGTCCGCGACGTCGACCGGAGCGTGGCGTTCTACACAGAGGCGCTCGGGTTCCGGGTGAAGACGGCACTCCCGGGCCGGGCTGCGTTCCTGCAGGCGGAGGGCTCCACGAACGACCACGACCTCGGCCTGTTCGCGATCGGCGGGGAGGCCGGCGCCTCCACGGCCGGGCGCGGCGCAGTCGGGCTCTACCACCTGGCCTGGGAGGTGGACACGCTCGCCGAGCTCGCCCGGATCGCCGGCGTGCTCCGGGCGAACGGCGCGCTCGTCGGGGCGTCGGACCACGGCAGCACGAAGGCCCTCTACGCCCAGGACCCGGACGGCCTGGAGTTCGAGGTGAGCTGGCTGGTGCCGGCGGACCTGCTGTCCCCGGACACCGTCATGCGCACCGCCCCGCTCGACCTCGAAGCGGAGATCGCCCGCTACGGGGCCGAGACCGCCGGCGGCATCGGGGTGTCGGTGCCCGTCGCGCCCTGA
- a CDS encoding sensor histidine kinase: protein MRHDGLFYADDASYLGGLLDFVHGGLRRDEPVLVAVPGRNLELVRDGLGGDARRVRLADMAVAGRNPGRIIGTVLRAFAEEHAGRRVRIVGEPIWAGRSDEEYPACAEHEALINVALADTLVHVICPYDSTRLSEPVLEDALRTHPDISDGTSRWTSPGYVDPVVTARSFDRPLPPPPDDADLVVLSTLTGPRGARHRVHEIAEQAGMASERISDLRRIVQELAVNTIVHSGGCGVLLAWVAEGEVRVELQDSGRIPDVLAGRRHPGRGHEDHGLWLVNRLADLVRIHRHPEGTDVRIHVRV, encoded by the coding sequence TTGCGCCATGACGGCCTGTTCTATGCCGACGACGCGAGCTACCTCGGCGGGCTCCTGGACTTCGTCCACGGCGGGTTGCGTCGGGACGAGCCAGTTCTCGTCGCCGTCCCGGGCCGCAACCTGGAGCTGGTCCGCGACGGCCTCGGCGGCGACGCCCGGCGGGTCCGGCTCGCGGACATGGCGGTGGCCGGCCGCAATCCCGGCCGCATCATCGGCACGGTGCTGCGGGCGTTCGCCGAGGAGCACGCGGGACGGAGGGTCCGGATCGTCGGGGAGCCGATCTGGGCCGGTCGTTCGGACGAGGAGTACCCGGCCTGCGCGGAGCACGAGGCGCTGATCAATGTCGCCCTGGCGGACACCCTGGTGCACGTGATCTGCCCGTACGACAGCACCCGGCTGAGCGAGCCGGTGCTGGAGGACGCGCTGCGGACACATCCGGACATCAGCGACGGCACGAGCCGCTGGACCAGCCCGGGGTACGTGGACCCGGTCGTCACGGCGCGCTCGTTCGACCGGCCGCTGCCTCCGCCGCCCGACGACGCGGACCTGGTCGTGCTCAGCACCCTGACCGGCCCGCGCGGCGCCCGGCACCGGGTCCACGAGATCGCCGAGCAGGCCGGGATGGCGTCGGAGCGGATCTCGGACCTGCGCCGCATCGTGCAGGAGCTCGCGGTCAACACGATCGTCCACTCGGGCGGCTGCGGGGTGCTCCTGGCCTGGGTCGCCGAGGGCGAGGTCCGGGTGGAGCTGCAGGACAGCGGCCGGATCCCGGACGTCCTCGCCGGGCGCCGCCATCCCGGCCGCGGACACGAGGACCACGGGTTGTGGCTGGTCAACCGGCTGGCGGACCTCGTCCGGATCCACCGGCACCCGGAGGGAACGGACGTGCGGATCCACGTCCGGGTGTAG